The DNA window TAATGGATCCCCTTTTCAGAGAAGGATAAAATTCAAGGATTAGAAGCTACTGGACATTGAAGACCTTAGTTATCGAGCTCATTTTGGGTAAGGAAGTTAGTCCTCTCCTTAGAATAGTGTATTAAGGGAGAGTTGAAATGATGTATTTTGTAACTTTAAGATGGTAGCATTATCACCTTGTATTTTTGGACTTTTGATTAGGTGGGAAGAACATATTGTAGCTGAAAGaatttttggttaatgaaagaTGGATGATGTTTTGTTTAAGAAAGTTAGTAAAGAAAATTGTTAGCCTTGCATGTtgcttttaaatgtttttagtAGGACATGCGGCGACTGTGCACACCTCATGACTCGTTTTGGGGCGTGACAACTTTAGTGATATCAAATCATAATGTTTAACAATGGTATTAATGATGTAGGAATGAATGTTGAAGTTCTTGCCGGTTTTGCACGACGTACAAGGAGAATACGTGATACCAATGAACCAAATGGACTTATAAGTCAAGAGGAGGGGGAGACTTCCAGAGCAGTAATAGTTGAGGATATCGTTAGAGCTATGACAGGAATATCACAACAGCATTCACCGACAAATAAGTTTGTTGAATTCAAGAAATTGGCTCCACCATACTTTAATGGTAGCAGCGATCCGCTAAAAGCTGAAAAGTGGATAAAAGAGTTGGAAAAGTTCTTTGATGTACTAAAATGTGACGATGTGGAAAGGTACGATTTACAATATTTCAGTTACAAGGAAATGCAAGCGACTGGTGGGAGTTGGAGAAGAAAACTTACGATCGTAATACACGTACACTCTCATGggatacatttaaaaaaatctttttacaaCACCTACTTTCCCAAGAGTTTGAGGCAAGAGAAAGAGACGGAATTCATAAATCTTAAACAGAGAAATATGACTATTACTGAATACCAAGCTCGGTTTGTGGAATTAGCAAAGTTTGCTCAACCATGGATGGGAAGTGAGATTACGAAGGCGAGAAAGTTTGAAATGGGATTGAGTCCCCACATTAGGCAAGTTATGGTTCCTTTTGAGATTAACACTTTCATTGAGGTGGTTGATAAGGCACGATTGGTTGAATGGGAGTTGGGTATTACGAGAAGGATTGATGATGTGAACTCGAAGAAAAGAAGTATTCAAAGTGCCAATGAAGGAAATCGAAACTCATTCCGGAATAGAAAGCCTTTTTTTGCGAGCAGTACGACTCAAGTCACTTGAAATGTGCCTTCACATAATTCATCTTCGTCTGTGCAGTGTTCGCATTATTCTGGAAACCATCGCATGGAAGATTGTCGCTGACTATCTGGAGTATGTGTTTTATGTGGGCAGCATGGTCACTTGAGAGCAAATTGTCCACGCTTTAGAAAGTCATTCACTTAGCCTAATGCGCGAGACAGGAAGTTCCACGAATCAAAGACCCTTCCCAAATAAGTATCAGAAAATTGGACAGACGTCAAAAAGTCAAGCTAGGGTGTTTTCTATGATGAATACCGAATAAGCACGTGCGTCTAATGCTGTGGTCTCAGGTACTATTTATGTGTCTTCTTCTTATGCTTTAGTGTTATTTGATTCTGGTGCTACATATTCTTTTATCTCTCAAACTTTTGTCAAAAAGCATAATTGGAAAAATGAACCTCGAGATATGAGAATAAGTGTAGAAACACCATTAAGTGATAAAATAACTGCAAATCTAATATGTAAGTCTCGAGAAGTGCATATAGGAGATAAAGTGCTACCAGTAGATCTTACAATGCTAGATATGCATGGTTTCAATATCATTTTGGGAATGGATTGGTTAGCTCACAACTTTGCCTCAGTTGATTGTCATGAAAAGATGatagtattttaaatttccGAGCAACCTATATTCTATTTTGTGGGAATCAAAGTTGTTATTCCTCCAAAGATGATATGCTCCCTAGAAGCAGAGCGTATGATTAGAAAGGGATGTGAATTCTATGTGGTGGTGTTATGGGATACTGAAAAGAATGTGAAATCCTCGGAAACTATCCCAATCATAAAGGAATATCCAGAAGTGTTTCCAGATAAATTGCAAGGTTTACCTCCGGATAGAGAAATAAAATTTGCAATTGATGTAGTGCCGGGAACAGCTCCAATAACGAAGAACCCTTATCGTATGACTCCTGCAGAGTTGAAGGAACTACGTAAACAATTAGAAGAATTGTTGGGAAAGGGATACATCAGACCTAGTGTTTCACCTTGGGGAGCTCCAGTTTTATTTGTGAAAAAGAAGGACAGTATGATGCGTCTTTGCGTCGATTATCGTGGACTTAACAAGGTGACCATCAAGAATAAATATCCTTTGCCAAGAATAGATGATTTGTTTAATCAATTGAAAGGAGCACAGTGTTTAGCAAGATTGATCTTCAATCGGGTTATCATCAATTGAAGATTAAGTCAGATGATATTTCCAAGACAACTTTCCGTACTAGGTATGGGCACTATGAATATTTGGTGATGCCATTTGGATTAACTAATGCTCCTATCGCCTTTATGGATATGATGAAAAGGGTCTTTAAATCGTTCTTAGATGACTTCGTGATAATAttcatttatgatattttggtgTATTCTAAAAGCAAGGAGGAACATGAAGGTCATCTAAGAATCGTACTACAGACATTGAGAGAAAATCAACGCTATGCCAAAGCCTCCAAATGTGAATTCTGGCTTGATAGCATTTCATTCTTAGGGCATATTATATCCAAAGACGGTATATCCGTAGATCCAAAGAAAGTGAAGCAATGATGAAATGGCCTAGACCGTCTTCTGTATCTGAGATACGTAGTTTTCTCGGGTTAGCAGGCTACTATAGAAGATTTGTTAAGGGATTTTCAGCATTGGCATCACCGTTGACTCGTCTAACTCAAAAGGGTGTCAAATTTGAGTGGTCCGAGAAATGCGAAGAAAGCTTCCAAGAACTAAAGAGACGGTTAGTTACAACTCCAATTACTTGCTATACCATCAGAAGACAAAGGATTTGATGTTTACTGTGACGCTTCACATATGGGATTGGGGTGTGTTTTAATGCAGGATAAGCATGTTATTTCCTATGCATCTCGACAATTAAAAACCCATGAGCGGAATTATCCTACCCATGATCTTGAACTGACAGCGATAGTATTCACATTGAAGATTTGGCAACATTTATTATACGGTGTAAAGGTTGAGATTTATACGAATCACAAGAGTTTGAAGCAAATTTATACTTAAAGCGAATTGAACATGCGCCAGAGAAGATGGCTAGATCTTATTCAAGATTATAACTTGACAATAAATTATCATCCCGGAAAAGCTAATGTCATAGTTGATGCTCTAAGTAGGCAACCATCAAAAGAGGAGCCAATGTTGATTTCAAATATTATGATTCGTCCGACATTAATTGAAAGGATTAAGAGTTTGCAACGAACCGATCTTCGTACTATCAAAGTTAAGAAAGATATGGAATCAGAGTCGGTAAAGGAATTTCAATTGGATAAGGAGGGGATCTTACGCTTTCAGAACCGCTTATGTGTCCCAAATGATGAAGATCTAAAGAAAGAGGTGTTAGAAGAAGCTCATTTCTCTAGATATACGGTTCACCCTGGGGCATCGTTTGGTACGTAGTATTATTTATATGGGTATAAGCTGTAAGGGGTACAAGTTATATGGGAgtattaagatatataaattatatagattatatgtGTTTGGTTAGAAGTATGaaagatgtataaattatatatgttttataattttttgtttggttggtggtataagaaaagtaataaaaaagtaaaagaccattttacctttatatttatataaactatttttattattttaatattgatcttattttagtttttattattaattatatttaaattaataaaagtaaatgtaattatcatatgaatatttaaaaaataataataatatttaattatatattttttattagttttttatttaaaaaaacaaataaccaTAAATTAAGTGacataataacaaaaatattagataattaTTGTATCATGTGTGTTTTATAAATGACCATAAAATTATAGTCCCATGTCATTGATTGAATATGTCACAATGAACAAAAATGACCACAAGCGGTATTTCTGCTATCATTCCTAGCCCAAAATGGCCAGATGATAAGGTGAAGGATAAATTGTTGAACAGATGTTGACTATTGCGGTTAATTTGTTTGTGGTTTTCTCATTTCTATTGTCGTCATTCTTATTAGCTTATTAGCTTCTGTTAATAAAGTTATGCTAAAATCATTTATGATGTTCTTTCTCTTGCCTATTGTATCTAATTATGATTCACTTTCCAAGACTCTAGCTGAAAAATTAACTTGAGAATTTGTGACAGAGAAAAACTTGTATATGATTAATCATGTCACAATTATGGGTCATATTCTTCCTCCATAACTAAACACAAGCATGTTACACCAAATTAATTATCTCATTTTCATATGGTCATAAAACAATCTCACATTCACATATCTATAAACTTCATTTTATTATACACAATTCTTTATATAAAATAGacacaatatattatattcaaactgGATAACATGATTTGTAAGTTccacaaattatataattataaaaatattatatatgccTACATGTCATATATAATAACACCTAATTGTCACGTCCCATTTTTATGGGGTGCAAACATCGAGCCACGAGGTGTACTTCCATGATATTCCAGAATGCAAGTCTATGTAATATGTGCTCAAGGGACTTGTGCACAGATACGAGGGACCGTGTGGGGAATGTTTCAAGGAAGAGGTTGAAGAGTATAATGCCAAGGTCGAACCGAGGACGGCCACGACtaaggtgggggagtatgtcacggcccattagagTCACTTCCCAATCCGGGGGATGTCGACgctcattaaagtcttggcctGATAGTGCGCTAATCTTCTTAGCCAAGGAGAGGCCCAGTTACCTACGTGGGCCCAGcgaatattctaatcaaggaagagattggaagataatctaattaaggaagggattggaagatatattctaatcaaggaaaggattataatatatattctaattaaggaagagattacaagagatattctaaattaggtagggatattcttgctctggaaggaatatcctaaattagtgtaattaaattttaattagacgtaatttctaatttaatacgtgtaagtcctataaataccctgaaggtattccattgtaattatcaagcattctttcaatatattcttattctcaagagttttctctctctaagttctttcttgcgtttgagttcttcttgcattgtgtttagaaaggctttctaagctagaatcagggtcgatttagcttagtgccgcacgggtcaaattttagcccgtgacaagtggtatcagagcaaggttgtaCTTCCGCATTCAAGCTGCAAGAAATGGATTCACGAACTACCGTCACTAAGGTTCCGACCGGCCAACATAAGGACAAGGGATCCAAGAGGGATAAGTCCGTCGAGAGAGGTGCTGccatggaagcgcgggtgacccggCTTGAAGAAGGCATGAGCGATCACCAAGAAgctctcgaagtgtttagcGCGGTGGCCGAGAAGGTGACGATGTTGGACGAGGGTGCtgaaaagttggagaatgaGTTAATGGGGATCATTAACGGTTCGAATCGTAGCATTCGTGACGAAGTGCTAGGATTAGTTCGAGGGGAGGTTAATGACATCTGCCAGAAGGTGCTTGATCCAATCCGGGGAGAAGTCCATGCAATGGTTGAGACTCTCAAGAGGGAGATCTTGGAGAGGCTAGAATCGATGGAAAGACGGATTGCGAGGAATGGAGGGGAACATAGAGGTGCGGCACCTCAACGGATGGATGTTCCTAAGCCAACTCCATTCAAAGGAtcgaggagtgcaagggaagtggatgacttcctttggaacatggagaGGTACTTTCGAGCATCAAGCATACTTGATGATCGTGACAAGTTGGAGACAACACCTTTCTTCCTACAAGAGATGGCATTgttgtggtggaggaggcgagaaggagatattgaacgagggaccttgaggatggaaacatgggaagacttcaagaccgagttcaaacGCCAATTCTTCCCAGAGAATGCCGAGTACGAAGCTAGGAAAAGGTTAAGTCAACTTGTGCACAAAGGGaccatcaaggagtatgtgaaggaattccaggagttgatgctcgagttaccCAGTCTAACGGAACAGGAGGCACTGTTCGCGTTTGTTAACGGCCTAAAGACTTGGGCACAGTTGGAGCTGCAAAGGGCCAAGGTGCGGGACGTTTCCGAGGCAATAACGGTTGCAGAAAGACTGATAGAGCTCAAAGTGTCTGTGGACAAGCCAAAGTTCATCAGGTATGATGAGGAAGAAGGTGGGAGAGACCGCCCACAAGACcaggagaaaggtgggggagaccgcccatcTAAGAAGGGGCATGCACATAAAAACTCAGGGAGGCAAGCCGATGACTCGGGTAAGCCAATAACCTGTTATATTTGTGGTgctcataatcacataaagtttatgtgcccgTTTAAGGGGGAAAAGGTTGCAGCGGTTAAAGGAACTGAGTCAtctgatgaggaagaagagactCAAATAGGATCCTTAAGATTGCTCAATGCTGTGAAGACTAGTGTTGCGAAGCCGGACAAGGGGACAAGGAGGGGCTCTTTGTTTGTGGAAGCTTGGATCGGGGAAAAACGCATCAAGGCACTAGTAGACACAGGGGCTACGCACAACTTCATGCGAGAAGGAGTAGCCAATGCGTTGGGTCTACGGATCAGCCCAACAAGAGGGACGGTGAAGTCCTTCGATGTAGCCAAGCCGGTAAATGGGGAGGCTAGGAGAGTGCACACCAGGATCGGAGGCTGGAATGGGACAGTCTCATTTACCTTGGTCCCAATGGAAGACTACGACGTAGTGTTTGGACTAGAATGGTGCGATAAGGTACGCGCTTGCATAATGCCTTATTCCGATTCtttaatcattttggatcacgGGAAGACTAGCGTGATTCCAACAAGGAGGGAATCAGAGGGAATAAGCAGGTTCTCAGCGATGCGATTCGTTCGAGGTCGCAAACGTGGTAAAGAGACATTTGCCACTTTTGCCAAGATGGATGATGGGGACGGGTCCAAGGGAAAAGAAGAAGTACCCGAGGAAGTCCAGATAGCGTGTGTCGAAGCCTTCGAGGGGCTCAAGGCCAAAGACAACGCACAACCATTAAAACCACAAGGTTTGGCCACAGGCAACGTGGGCCAAAGTCAGTCTGCCTTCACTCGCACCAAGTCCGTGGGAAAAGAAGCAGATCGTGCTCAGACATATTCAGAGGGAGACACCAAGAATATGAAGAGAAGGCCAAATCTAAGAGGGTGTGCAGTTAAGGAAGGGGACGATGGAAAGAGGGAAGTTTCCCCCGCAACTGTTGAAGTCTATGCGGTatgtgctcaaggggcttgtgcgcAGATTCAAGGGACTGTGTTCAATCGAGAGATGTGTGGGAAACATCTTATATCGGTTAAGGCTGGCGACCATAAGTGCACCCAATGTCGTGACGTGCAAAGGGGGAGGAAGAGCGCTCAGGGGACGCCAGAAAGAAGATCACCATGCACCGGTCTAGGGTCGTGCCGAGGACGGtcacgacttaggtgggggagtatgtcacgtCCCATTTTTATGGGGTGCAAACATCGAGCCACGAGGTGTACTTCCATGATATTCCAGAATGCAAGTCTATGTAATATGTGCTCAAGGGACTTGTGCACAGATACGAGGGACCGTGTGGGGAATGTTTCAAGGAAGAGGTTGAAGAGTATAATGCCAAGGTCGAACCGAGGACGGCCACGACtaaggtgggggagtatgtcacggcccattagagTCACTTCCCAATCCGGGGGATGTCGACgctcattaaagtcttggcctGATAGTGCGCTAATCTTCTTAGCCAAGGAGAGGCCCAGTTACCTACGTGGGCCCAGcgaatattctaatcaaggaagagattggaagataatctaattaaggaagggattggaagatatattctaatcaaggaaaggattataatatatattctaattaaggaagagattacaagagatattctaaattaggtagggatattcttgctctggaaggaatatcctaaattagtgtaattaaattttaattagacgtaattcctaatttaatacgtgtaagtcctataaataccctgaaggtattccattgtaattatcaagcattctttcaatatattcttattctcaagagttttctctctctaagttctttcttgcgtttgagttcttcttgcattgtgtttagaaaggctttctaagctagaatcagggtcgatttagcttagtgccgcacgggtcaaattttagcccgtgacatAATGGTCTAAAAACCATACAACAGTGCATGTTTTGCAAAAACAAAAGTGACATGTTatacatttacaaaaatattatatatgccTACATGTCATATATAATATGACCCAATGGTCTAAAAATCATCCAACAGTGAATGTTTTGCAAAAACAAAAGTGACATgttatacatttataaaaatattatatatgccTACATGTCATATATAATATGACCTAATAGTCTAAAAACCATACAGCAGtgcatattttataaaaataagtactACAAGTCTATTCTTTCTTAACTAGTCAAATGAGAAAGTCTTTTGATGAACAATAACTTGCCGGCATCATCAGTCAAAGATGCAAAGTCGTCCACAAGTTGTGACTTAGCCGTGATAGCAATAGTTGCATCAATCCTATCAATTGGATCAAGAGGAAGTCGAGAAATCGTTTCACATACTTGCACTCTTTCGTTGACAAATCATGGTGGTAACTTTGTTTAGCAACTAATGCAGCTAAATTCTCTGATGACTTTGTAAAATATTCTCTCATTGTGACATTAAGATCCTTCATGTATGCCATCATATGATCGAATTTACTTCTTTTaccttttcttccttcttccaCATTACTAGTTCTTACATTAACTAATCCCGGTAGAGATTCTTTTTTAGCATTTTGATTCTCCATATCATCATTTTCAACTTCATTTTCCATTGATGTCATTGCTTTTGTAGGTCCTTCAACAAATTCTCCAGTTTCTCTATCTTTTCCAAACACAATACACCAGTCCTCATAAAatggaagaggtttgtttctcAGTCCATGTGCATTAGGATCAACctagtcaaaataaaaattataaaatataaaacttcactaaaaaaaatttaaatgcaaTATTAACTAAAAATGATTTACCTTTACATGTGACTCCCAAACAACATCAGCATCACAAGTAATACTTTTGTCTATATCATTCCATCCAAATCTTGATAAAGTACGCATTCGTTCAACATCAGTGTATATTCTTTTTCAAACATGAATTTTTGTGTCAATATGTGGCGTAGAGCGCAAGTCAGTACCAGGAAACGCAACTACCATTTTGTCATACAAAACATTTAGATATCCTGATCGAAATGCGTTATCTGTCTTCATTTCTATGCTCACAATATCTTTCAATGCTCCTATATTGTTCTTTGTCCGTCCAACTTCTTCTactaataacttttattttccctattttattaatttgatgagCTTGTGCATCATCATCTTGACTATCCATACCTAAGCATTCATaacataaaagataatataaaacataataaaaacagATAATATTAAGCAAAATAGAATATAATTTTTCCACTATAATCAAAACAcataatattaaacaaaacataatttgaAGTTATAACATTCAAATATAAACATTACTCATAAACATTTATCTTCTACTCCCACTACTTCTTCCTGATCTCCCTTCAAGAAACATTGTCTTTGCTAACTCAATTCTCCATTGTGTCCAATCATCAGATGTCTCTATAGCACTTACATTGTCTCCAATTTGAGGATTCattacaacaaaaatgactttcgccgacgcttaaaaagacttctgccaacctttaaaagcgtcgctaaaaacattaccgacacttattcttgcgtcgccagaagcagggtgggcgcaagtttttaccacgcttatttaagcgtcggtacaagcgttgccgaagggcgaaagttttaacaacgcttatttaagcgttggcaaaattaaaaaacgtcgctaaaagtctattttatttttaaactatttttttaaattttgcttttttctattttcattttagatgttatttttttatctctactaATATCACATTTGCCCTTCATCTCTCAAGTACCTGATGAACATAACCCTAAACCCTTAGGGTGAACCCATAGTCCAGCacattataaccttaaaaacacttcaaaaactaatgaactctctcatattttatataccaaaaacttcttctttttctccaatgtgggataaatgtcatattaacacttcagatactgaactctctcatattttacttttaattaaatttaaataataattaaataaaagacatatattaataatactataaaaagttttaaaattatgttatataaaaaatattaattaaattttaatattaacaaaattttaatgttaacaaaatttaaagtcaaatttaatttttaaaaaattaaaaaattaaaataaaatatttataaagtttaaaaataaaacataaaaattattaaaatttagaatatttaaattataaggttttaacaaagttataaagttgg is part of the Impatiens glandulifera chromosome 1, dImpGla2.1, whole genome shotgun sequence genome and encodes:
- the LOC124915721 gene encoding uncharacterized protein LOC124915721 → MFNNGINDVGMNVEVLAGFARRTRRIRDTNEPNGLISQEEGETSRAVIVEDIVRAMTGISQQHSPTNKFVEFKKLAPPYFNGSSDPLKAEKWIKELEKFFDVLKCDDVERYDLQYFSYKEMQATGGSWRRKLTIVIHVHSHGIHLKKSFYNTYFPKSLRQEKETEFINLKQRNMTITEYQARFVELAKFAQPWMGSEITKARKFEMGLSPHIRQVMVPFEINTFIEVVDKARLVEWELGITRRIDDVNSKKRSIQSANEGNRNSFRNRKPFFASSTTQVT